Sequence from the Chelonoidis abingdonii isolate Lonesome George chromosome 1, CheloAbing_2.0, whole genome shotgun sequence genome:
NNNNNNNNNNNNNNNNNNNNNNNNNNNNNNNNNNNNNNNNNNNNNNNNNNNNNNNNNNNNNNNNNNNNNNNNNNNNNNNNNNNNNNNNNNNNNNNNNNNNNNNNNNNNNNNNNNNNNNNNNNNNNNNNNNNNNNNNNNNNNNNNNNNNNNNNNNNNNNNNNNNNNNNNNNNNNNNNNNNNNNNNNNNNNNNNNNNNNNNNNNNNNNNNNNNNNNNNNNNNNNNNNNNNNNNNNNNNNNNNNNNNNNNNNNNNNNNNNNNNNNNNNNNNNNNNNNNNNNNNNNNNNNNNNNNNNNNNNNNNNNNNNNNNNNNNNNNNNNNNNNNNNNNNNNNNNNNNNNNNNNNNNNNNNNNNNNNNNNNNNNNNNNNNNNNNNNNNNNNNNNNNNNNNNNNNNNNNNNNNNNNNNNNNNNNNNNNNNNNNNNNNNNNNNNNNNNNNNNNNNNNNNNNNNNNNNNNNNNNNNNNNNNNNNNNNNNNNNNNNNNNNNNNNNNNNNNNNNNNNNNNNNNNNNNNNNNNNNNNNNNNNNNNNNNNNNNNNNNNNNNNNNNNNNNNNNNNNNNNNNNNNNctacccttctacctctaacagtgcagacttgcatttcaaagctctgttcatttacatatcttgctaaccagttcttaaggttcatccatgggtcaggtcagtcggtgaggtgagttaattaactctttctggccctgtcacttttcaatgagatattatattacattcATAACGTCACAGGGGCCCCAGGAAAGTCTCTGAGAATTTAAGCTTTTCTTTGTGCCCGGATCTcattcactttgtattctgctgCGACTACTGAATCTCTCAACAGAAATACTATGTGtatggcgggggtggggaggttaaGGGGGACACACTTTTTCTCTCACACTCTTGAGCCttgttttttcagaatttcccaaGTATAAACAAGGCtaatgagtagggccctaccaaattcacagtccgttttggtcaatttcacggtcctAGAATTTTAAAAGTCGTAAATTTCATGatatcagctatttaaatctgaaatttcatggttctgtaattgttggggtcctgacccataaagGAGTTTTGgggggtttgcaaggttattatAGGGGGTGTTGTGGtgctgctacctttacttctgtgctgctgctggtggcggcgctgccttcagaactgggcatcTGGAGAgcagcagaagtaaggatggcatggtatgggaTTACCACTCTtacctctgcgctgctgcctgcagagctgggccctcagctaGCAGCCgccactttccagctgcccagctctgaaggcagcagtgaagATGTAAgggtggcctggtatggtattgctaaccttacttctgggctgctgctggaggagcgctgccttcagagctgagtgcctggccaacagacactgctctctagccgcccagctctgcaggcagcagagaaataagggtggcaatattgcaacccccactaaaataaccttgtgactgccggaactcccttttgggtcaggacccccaatttgagaaatactagtctcccccgtgaaatctgtatagtatagggtaaaagcacagaaaagatcagatttcatggggggagaccagatttcacagtccgtgatgctgttttcatggctatgaagttggtagggccctacttatgagTTTGTTTGGTGAGGGGCGCTCTCTCTCTCGCCTTGTTTATACCAGGGAAATTCAGAAAAAATGTCTCATGGTGGCTGGACCAGCCCAGTTCCACTGGTGCTAGCCATGCTGGGAGCCCTGCAGCCATCCACCCCCAGTGTTTGATATGCTGTGTCATTCCAGGTGAATTGCCAGCCGGTGCTGGACATGGCATACGATGCTTTTGATGACCAGTATATCGGCTGCACAGAAGTAATGGAAAATATAATCAAGTCTAAACTGCTGCGGCAAGAGAAATCAACGCACAAGATGTTTAGCAAAAGTTGGGAAGCTGCAAAAAAACAATGgaataataagaagaaaaaccTCATTCTGCCTATAGGGTTTAAGGATGAGAATGGAATAGCAGTCCTGGCCTATACCAGCGGAGATAAGATACCTTTGTACCAGGAATTCAACAAAGCTGTGAGAGAGGCTGGTAAATCCCGAGCTTATTATCTCAAACATTTCCCATTCAAAgcccttcatttttatttgacCAGAGCGTTGCAGCTCCTGAAGGGAGACTGTGCTGAGATGTACGAGACGGAGGTGTACCGGGGAGTCCGTTCTCTCCACTACGAACCCAATGAGATAGGTGACATGGTCCGGTTTGGGACATTTACTTCATCATCTTCAGACTGGGACGTAGCTCAGAGGTTTGGCTCGGCCACATTCTTCACCATCCGGACGTGCTTTGGGGTCCCCATCACAAACATCTCTTATATCCCAGATGAGAGAGAAGTGCTGATTCCAGTCTATGAGAGATTTAGGGTGTTCCACTTCACCCAGGACAAGAACAGCAACATGTTTGTCCTGCACAGCACAAACCGGACCTTCAGCCTTTACAACTGCGCCTACATAGAAGGTCAGTAGGAGACTTTGGGTCCAATTCCCCCCACCCTGGGTTGTCACTTCAGTGTTGTCATCTCTTGGGGTAttttttatcacaagtctcatgcTAGTTGGGTTTCTTCTTTAAGCCCTTGCTCCTGGAATCAGGTTATTCTGGGGCAATCTCAGGTGGCGCAAAAGGTGGCGGCCAGCAGAGAATTTCTCTTGCTGGTGTTAAGGCAGCATAAGATGCTCCTGTGTCAACTACTGCCACCCCACATCTGCTGGGCGGGTGGGGTTtctgagggcagggagggggcaggggagagaagaacaagtgtgtggggggggtgatgAATGTCCTTCAGCCATCACTAAGCCATCTCTCATTCTGGTGTTAGGCAGACTGAGAGAGAGGCTAGACATGTTTTAGAATTGACTGGGCGATTCATGAAGGGCCTTTCTAACTCCAGGAGCCAGGCTGGGAAGAGATTTGTTACTGCCTAGGCAAGAAGAAGAAAGTTATGATCTGTATTCTAGTAGTGCATAGCGTGAGATCAGAGTCTGGTTGTGCTATAAAACACAGAGCCTTGCCCTGAACAGCTCTCAGCCTAAATGGACAAAACAGACaacaggtgggagaaaggaaggatcctTGCTCCTCTCTTACCAATGGGAAATGGAAAAACCAAATAGATCAAGTGGCCTAGCCATGATCTCCCAGGGAGTTCGCTGCAGGGCCAGGGACTGAACTCAGATCTTCTGAGCACCTGCCCATGGTCTTAGCCACACACCCATTTTTCTGTTCATCCGCTGGACTAATGGAGTGTGTCGATGCTGCAGCACGCGGTGACATCTCTCTGATGGGGTTAGACGGGAACCCCTCCACATGGCTTTTTCTGCTCTCCCAAAGGGCATTGTGGTTCTCCTCATATACATGGCAGCAGTAATCCACTGCTCTCCTACCATGCCTTCCTTGCAAGGATTCAGCGCATCCCGGCAGCATCCCGGGGATGTTGGCAGAACCCGCACTGCACAGGTGTGGGAACTGCAGGTCGCTAATCAATGGCAGAGATGGtgactcccagcctcctgccttcaccacAATCAATAACCTTTCCTCAGTGGGTGAGCTCTTCCTTATACCCCTGCAAAGAGATGTGGTTGCTTCCAGTATCTTCAGCGTGCTGCTCTCCAGTGTCCAGCTTGTTCTAGCTCTCACCTACCGAGTGAACCCCAGTGACCATTTTACTGTGAATGCAACTGTGAAAGGCTGGCATGGGAGCTGCTGTTTCTGGGGCGTTTTATCCCAAGGGTTTCCCAATGAGGTCGCTAAGCAGGCTGAGTCTATGGCgacctagaggattcaggggggctggtgcaaagcaatttcgggagccccttccataagaaaaagttgcaatactatagaatactatattctcttgggggcccctgcagggcccagggcctggggaaaattgccccacttgcccctcctggACGGCCCAGGCTGAGTCAGACTGCAGTTAACACAGGCCTTCTCTTTGCATTCCAGGAAAGAAAGGGCGACGGTGGGCCTAGTGCTGCGAAGGATTTCACGCAGAATCTGACATCCGGAGCACTTCGAGCTGGATATACTGAAGCAGAAACCATGTGAAATGCTTGCTTTGCTCTTTTTCGGTCCTTTGTGCAACCCACTTATGTTCCAATATGCTATTAAACAGCCAGGGCTTGATGGGCAGTAAGCTGACCTTCCCCAGCTTGGGAACTTGCAGCCTGCCAATGCTTTGTCAACAGATCACCACTAGAAGGCATGGGAAATCTTCCGCTGGATTTGCTTTCTGCATTTACAGACAAAGCCTCCTACTTGGCGGTATTTACTATGCGTCCATCCCCTGTTATAGTTCACTCTGAACCCCCGCTTTGTGTCATCTGGGCTGCAGACAtgagcagctgctgtgctgagcTGATGTTTGATGCCACTTATTTAATAAATTTGCTGTAATTAATGACACCCTATTTTGTCACAAGTTCTAACTAGACTGCTATGTAGGTAGCCAGCCTCCCCCCACAGTCTCTTGGGGCAGGCCCCAAAAGGGGACCGGTGGGTGAAATAGCCTATCCATCATTGCCTGGTCCATGAGTTGAGCCTAATTTACAACACACCGATTCTGGTTCATCCACGTCCAGTCCCACGTTTTCCTTGTTTACTAGGCACGATCTTCACACGGCCCTTGAATTATATTAGAAGATCTTTTTGTCTGGACTAATTTGGCATGTGCCCCTTTGACAACTTTTCCCATTAACATTTGTTGATCTCAATTGTTCTTACATCTCTTGACCTTTctcacagttgagctcacaatctAGGTAAATTTCTAAGCCCAAGTATCGAAACACGTGTCAGCCCCCTGTTATCAATGCAACAGAGCTCACTCAGAATGACAGGGCCAGATTCTATCGATTGTAAGgtctcctcctgctgctcatcACTGCAGTACGTGAGCGCATCCCTCATAAAAGTGAGGTAACAGTGAAGTCCCTAGTGGCTTTCATGGAGGCTCTGTCTCTTCTCCATCTGCTGCTCTAGTTCACAGATACCTTCACAGTTTTGAAGGCGAGAAGGGAGCATTTGATCAGACTCTGACCTGTGACACTACCTACAGAGTCTCACTTGGTGATTCCTGCATTGAGGCCAATCACCTCTCTATGAGCTACAACAtgtcttttagagaaacatccaggCTCCATTTAAATGGAGAATCTGCCATGGCCTGTGGCAAACTGGTCCAAAGGTTAATTGCTCTCCCTGTAAAAATGTGTCTTCTTTTCTGTTGGACCTTTGCTAACTTCAGCTCTAACCAGTGGGTCTCATcgcacctttgtctgctagattaaatcTGGTAGTTTGATGGGTTGTCTTTATGAAAACATTGATCAAATTTGGAGcatggaagggagaaaaaaacccaTCCAGAATAATCTTTGAAAGTGACTCTCAAAAGGCAAATAAGCAGCAGAACAAACCCTTTGTCATGGAGAAAAGGTGGGGGTTATCCTTCACTCCTTCATTGGCAAAGATTTTTCCTGCTTTAGTTTTGTGTTGGAAATTCAGGTCCTGGCTGCAGGAGAACTGGAAGATCTTTAAGCTGGGTGCCTCCAATTCCATCTGAAGTCATTGGGGGATGTAATAAAAAAGCCCAAAGGCCTGATTTTTCTACACCTATTTAACTCAAATGTCTGACACACACTTGGGAGAAAAACTCTCTGTGTGAAAACCCTGATGCCCTTTCACTGAGGGATGAAAATACTCCCACCTagttctctcctcctccaaggagttctttagtaacaacaacaacaaaaaggctTGATATTCTCCACATTTCTGAAGTACAAAACGAAACAACCAGAATTTTAAAAGATTCAGGTCCCCTTTGTCTATCTTAAAGATGTGAGAgacaaacaaaatacaaacacaGTTTGTTTCCCCCTTTGCAAGTCACCTTAAACccaatagcagcagcaaaggtgTGAACTCAGTTCCTGCCCACCCCTCTCATCTTCAGGGAGGTGTGAAGCCAGTAGCCCTCAGCCCCTAGTAGCCACATCCTTCTCAATTCAGTGGAAATGAAAACTATCAGAGTGGGGTGACAAAGCAGCATTAGCCACAGACCTCCTGGAATAGCTATCCTCAGAGGCAAGCGGTGGCAGTGCTGCTGCTCACAAGAGAGTGACACAGACACACAGCTGGGGTCTATTACTTTTAAACGTTTAAGAGACTTTAGCTCTGCCATCACTTGGTAAcaaaggcccagagcctcaaacttatttaggctcctaacttccattggaaTCTGTGAAAATTAGGAATCGAAATACTTTTGAGGGTCTGGACcaaagtttttttcctctgggaattcccttgtttttttttaaacacaccctGGGCCTCAACACAAACAGGAATGGAAATGGAGGGTGAGACAGAAGCCTAAAATGTGTcatggaaacctgtcaaaaataCATGGTGATAAATACTATCAAGGTATATACTACTACCCTGCCTCTGAGTTTGTGAGGAACCAGCAGTCTCCTCACAGAAGGTACTGTTCAATACATTTACAAGGTACACCTTAAATAAATAACATATAGAAAAACATCTGCAGTATTATGTGTTAAGTGCTGTTGAATGTCATTGCTGTGGTAACACTGCTGAGTTATTACAGCTGCTCAGTGCTGCTGTCCAAGTAGGTAGGGGCAAAGTAAAgtccaaggcacaaaacaagattaaactagctagagacataaagagtgaaaacaaaacagtttatgAATATATTAGAAGCCAGGGAAAGACCAATGccagggtaggcctgttactcaatgagtggggtgaacaataacagaaaatgtggaaatggaagaaatgttaaatgacttttttgtttcagttttcaccaaaaaggtgaGTAGCAATTgaacatctaacatagtgaatgcacGTGAAAAAGAGGTAGGATCTGacgctaaaatagggaaagaacaagttaaaattacctagacaagttagatgtcttcaagtcaccaggacctaatgaaatgcatcctagaatattcaaggagccgACTATGGAGATATCTGAACCACTAgcaattattttcaaaaagtaaTGGAAggtgagagagattccagaggactggaaaagggcaaatatagtgtccatctataaaaaggggaataaggacaacccagggaattacagaccagtcggCTTATcttcagtacccggaaagataatggaacagctAATTAAGCAAGCGatttgcaaacacttagaagataagaacatgataagtaacagtcagcatggatatgtcaagaacaaattgtgtcaaatgAACCTAATCTATTTCCTTGAAAGagacaagaacataaaaatggccatactgggtcttATGtagtagcaggagtgttgtaagcaacacacgagaagtaattcttcctatCCCTTCTGTGCTGATAAAGcttcaactggaatattgtgtcctgttttgggtgctacatttcaggaaagatgtggacgaattcgagaaagtccagagaaagagcaaccaaaaacaattaaaaggtctagaaaacatagaCCTATGAGGGAAAGAATTGAataaaattgggtttgtttggtaGTCTGGATAGAAgagaactgagaggggacatgctaaCGTTTCAGTACATATAAAGGTTGTTAcaataagagagagaaaaattgttcttttaacCTCTTGAGGATTACGAGAACCGAGcaagggcttaaattgcagacaTGGCATAGGTTGAACCATTAGGCAAACTTCCTAATATTACTGGTACTTAAcattgaataaattgcctagggagattgtggcatctccatcattaagattttaagagcaggttaagcACAACAACCCTGTCAGGCGTGTTAATAATACTCCAGCCCGCCATTCGAGGccggactagaagacctctcaaggtacCTTTCCAGTCCTAAATTCTATTATTTTGGAGCTTCAGTGTTATCAGCATAGCAAGAAGCACAGCTTGTGATTCACAGCCTCATGTTACTCATAAGGAACCAGTGTCGGTTTTGGTTGGCAAAGTGCTTGATCCGGCCAGGTTGATTCTCAACACACACACGGCCCTGCGCCCCATTAACGCTGCCAGGAACACTAAGCATGTAATATCCCTGCGACAATGGAACCCTCCAATCAGTGCACTGGGACAACGCCCCCTCAACTGGACAAAGGTGCCCCCTATGGCTTCTCCTTATATACATGAATATAGATGTATTGCACTCCAGACGTGGTTGGTTACTGGCCTTATCCTGGTACCTGCTAGTTCCACCAAAACATCCCCATCCACTATACTGTCATCCCATCCTTATCTTACTCAGGATCGGGGTGTCCCTGTACCATCTCCTAGGAATGTGTTCAGAGCGATACTAGAGAACCCTGGGAGTCCTGTACCATCATCTCCAGTCAAGAAGGTGCTTACTTGGTGTTCGCCAGTACCTGGTGCGTTGCTATATTGGCCAGGCCAGGCCTACTCCGGTTCACAGCCTTTGGTTCAAACTATTAGCTAGgcctagggctccagcaaggcctacatCGTGCTTCTGTGCTGAGAGAAGTCTACATTAGGGAGAAGAAAATCCTGTAACAGAATGAAAATTTATCCACATTTTAGTGATATATCACAGAATTtctaggggcagggactgggaaaATTGACATTATCTTCCCATCAGCCCTAGAGAAGATGTCTGAAAACATAACACAATCTGGAATTGTATTAAGTATTTTGCAGAACCTTCAACTCTACTGCAAACCCCAGGTGAAGTTATAGCCAACAGAGTCTTTGGAGAGCAACTCCATTACTGGTGCTACAGCAAGATggctgagacagagagaggaaatgtgTAAAAAATCAGTCTGAGGTTTGGAaaaggatacagatgtggggttTTACAGTGGGAAGGCTGTGTTCTCTCCTTGAGAATCAGGCATTTATTTGTACTTACATTAAAAAAGGAGACCCagtccttaaaaaagaaaatgcgAACCATTGAGAATGTCGCTGTATCTCCCAAAATGTGTCAAAGCTCAGATATTTTCGGCTATGTCAAACTACTGTGGGAGAGCCATTTCAAACGAAGCATCACCCGGccctttgtttttaatagaaatatgaaatgtatttagattcattttctatcctgtcagggttccctccccactctgaactctggggtacagatgtgggaacccgTATGAaagacccctaagcttatttctaccagcttaggttaaaaactccccaaggcacaaattctcccttgtaccttggattaggtaacactgccaccacgaAGTGATTAG
This genomic interval carries:
- the LOC116832479 gene encoding ecto-ADP-ribosyltransferase 5-like isoform X1, with translation MTPITLEQGSQGRHFSWLVLRFLWNFLPVPQVKMTFLLITVTYLCTHTLMDIPQVNCQPVLDMAYDAFDDQYIGCTEVMENIIKSKLLRQEKSTHKMFSKSWEAAKKQWNNKKKNLILPIGFKDENGIAVLAYTSGDKIPLYQEFNKAVREAGKSRAYYLKHFPFKALHFYLTRALQLLKGDCAEMYETEVYRGVRSLHYEPNEIGDMVRFGTFTSSSSDWDVAQRFGSATFFTIRTCFGVPITNISYIPDEREVLIPVYERFRVFHFTQDKNSNMFVLHSTNRTFSLYNCAYIEGKKGRRWA
- the LOC116832479 gene encoding ecto-ADP-ribosyltransferase 5-like isoform X2, which encodes MTFLLITVTYLCTHTLMDIPQVNCQPVLDMAYDAFDDQYIGCTEVMENIIKSKLLRQEKSTHKMFSKSWEAAKKQWNNKKKNLILPIGFKDENGIAVLAYTSGDKIPLYQEFNKAVREAGKSRAYYLKHFPFKALHFYLTRALQLLKGDCAEMYETEVYRGVRSLHYEPNEIGDMVRFGTFTSSSSDWDVAQRFGSATFFTIRTCFGVPITNISYIPDEREVLIPVYERFRVFHFTQDKNSNMFVLHSTNRTFSLYNCAYIEGKKGRRWA